A stretch of Enterobacter cloacae complex sp. ECNIH7 DNA encodes these proteins:
- a CDS encoding phage major capsid protein produces the protein MSEVNDILKKVTASIEEATGKFNAKAEEAVKEAQKSGKLSEETKAAVDKMASEFNALREAEKTLKAAMGELEQHVAQMPLANAKHVVESIGQQVISAEALKTFASGVEGGKRISIPVKAALTSADVPDGVVEPQRIPGIDTAPKQRLFIRDLIAPGRTSSPAIFWVQQTGFTNNAKVVPENTQKPYSEIEFTPKITGVSTIAHLFKASKQILDDFAQLQSTVDAEMRYGLKYAEEQEILFGDGTGVHLHGIVPQASAFNPAFTVEQQSGIDDLRLAMLQAQLARFPASGHVLHFIDWARIELTKDSLGRYILANPAALTGPTLWGLPVVATEAAAFQGKFLTGAFNAGAQIFDREDANVVISTENADDFEKNMITIRCEERLALAVKRPEAFVYGSFSTGAGS, from the coding sequence ATGTCTGAAGTAAACGATATTCTGAAAAAAGTCACGGCCAGCATTGAAGAGGCAACCGGCAAGTTCAACGCGAAAGCAGAAGAAGCGGTGAAGGAGGCGCAGAAGTCCGGCAAGCTGTCAGAAGAAACAAAGGCAGCCGTCGATAAAATGGCTTCTGAGTTCAACGCCCTGCGTGAGGCAGAAAAAACGCTGAAGGCAGCTATGGGCGAACTGGAGCAACATGTTGCCCAGATGCCGCTGGCAAACGCGAAGCACGTTGTGGAATCAATCGGCCAGCAGGTGATCTCTGCTGAAGCGTTGAAAACCTTTGCCTCCGGCGTGGAAGGTGGCAAACGTATCAGTATCCCGGTTAAGGCGGCACTGACTTCTGCTGATGTGCCTGATGGCGTCGTCGAACCCCAGCGAATTCCGGGCATCGATACGGCACCGAAGCAGCGCCTGTTCATCCGCGATCTGATTGCGCCTGGTCGCACTTCCTCCCCGGCTATTTTCTGGGTGCAGCAGACGGGCTTCACCAATAACGCGAAAGTGGTTCCTGAAAATACGCAGAAACCATACAGCGAAATTGAGTTCACGCCTAAAATCACTGGCGTCAGCACTATCGCCCACCTGTTCAAAGCTTCAAAGCAGATCCTGGATGACTTCGCACAGTTGCAGTCCACCGTTGATGCCGAAATGCGCTACGGGCTGAAGTATGCAGAAGAGCAGGAAATTCTCTTCGGTGATGGTACCGGCGTTCATCTGCATGGCATCGTTCCTCAGGCATCCGCTTTTAATCCGGCGTTCACTGTCGAACAGCAGAGCGGGATTGATGATCTGCGTCTGGCAATGTTGCAGGCGCAGCTGGCGCGCTTCCCTGCATCCGGTCACGTTCTTCACTTCATTGACTGGGCGCGGATCGAGCTGACAAAAGACAGCCTGGGCCGTTACATCCTGGCAAACCCGGCGGCACTGACTGGCCCGACACTGTGGGGTCTACCGGTTGTTGCAACGGAAGCGGCAGCCTTCCAGGGGAAATTCCTGACCGGTGCATTCAACGCTGGCGCGCAAATCTTCGACCGCGAAGATGCGAACGTGGTGATCTCCACGGAGAACGCCGACGACTTCGAGAAAAACATGATCACCATCCGTTGCGAAGAACGTCTGGCGCTGGCTGTGAAACGCCCTGAGGCGTTCGTGTACGGTTCATTCAGCACCGGCGCGGGTAGCTGA
- a CDS encoding head-tail connector protein yields the protein MIDQDVVKQHCRIDTDFTGDDALLTLYTGAAARYVQTWTRRTLYENQSSPGYADDPDPILLNDDVKAAMLLLIGHWYANRESVAVGQTVAEVPFAVEALLQPYRIYGV from the coding sequence ATGATTGATCAAGATGTGGTGAAACAGCACTGCCGAATTGATACCGACTTTACCGGTGATGATGCCCTGCTGACTTTATACACCGGAGCGGCGGCGCGGTACGTCCAGACATGGACAAGGCGAACGCTCTATGAAAATCAAAGCTCCCCTGGCTACGCAGACGATCCGGACCCGATTCTACTGAATGATGATGTTAAAGCGGCCATGTTACTGCTGATAGGTCACTGGTATGCCAACAGAGAATCAGTTGCCGTCGGTCAGACCGTTGCAGAGGTCCCGTTTGCAGTTGAAGCCCTGCTGCAGCCATACCGAATTTACGGGGTATAG
- a CDS encoding phage head closure protein has protein sequence MQAGRLRDRVVVQNITTSRDPSGQPVETWHDGAETWAEVKGISGRELVAAGAETAVATIRVWTRFRSDITAASRLMVMTGAFKGAILNIIGPPIPDSRGVQLEILCKQGTEK, from the coding sequence ATGCAGGCCGGAAGACTGAGAGACAGGGTGGTGGTTCAGAACATCACAACATCCAGAGATCCTTCTGGCCAGCCTGTTGAAACATGGCATGACGGCGCAGAAACCTGGGCAGAAGTAAAGGGTATTAGTGGGCGCGAGCTGGTAGCCGCTGGTGCTGAAACCGCAGTCGCCACTATCAGGGTATGGACACGATTTCGTAGCGATATAACTGCTGCGTCCAGACTCATGGTTATGACTGGCGCGTTCAAGGGGGCCATTTTGAATATCATTGGTCCGCCAATCCCTGACTCTCGCGGTGTTCAGCTCGAAATTCTTTGCAAACAGGGTACCGAAAAATGA
- a CDS encoding HK97-gp10 family putative phage morphogenesis protein encodes MIETSLDFSGLNDIAKDLEALSRAENNKVLRDATRAGAEVLKEEVIARAPVRTGKLKKNVVVVTQKSRRRGEISSGVHIRGVNPRTGNSDNTMKANNPRNAFYWRFVEMGTVNMPPHPFIRPAFDVRQEQATEVAIRRMNQAIDEALSK; translated from the coding sequence ATGATTGAGACGAGCCTCGATTTTTCCGGGCTGAATGACATCGCAAAGGATCTGGAGGCGCTTAGCCGCGCTGAAAACAACAAGGTTCTGCGTGATGCCACGCGCGCTGGCGCCGAAGTGCTTAAGGAAGAAGTGATCGCCCGCGCGCCGGTGCGTACCGGGAAACTGAAAAAAAACGTGGTGGTAGTGACCCAAAAAAGCCGCCGCCGCGGGGAAATTTCTTCCGGTGTCCACATTCGTGGTGTTAACCCGCGCACCGGGAACAGCGATAACACGATGAAGGCAAATAACCCGAGAAACGCCTTTTACTGGCGATTCGTCGAAATGGGTACCGTTAACATGCCGCCGCACCCTTTCATTCGTCCCGCGTTCGATGTACGCCAGGAGCAGGCGACGGAGGTCGCAATCAGGCGCATGAACCAGGCCATTGACGAGGCATTAAGCAAATGA
- the gp17 gene encoding tail completion protein gp17, whose product MTEDDLYPLLAPLAGGQVYPYVAPLGSDGKPSVSPPWVIFSIITDVAADVLCGQAESAVSVQVDVYSSTIAEARTIRNMALDALQVLKPESIVKTPGYEPDQRYHRATLEFQVTV is encoded by the coding sequence ATGACGGAAGACGATCTCTATCCTCTGCTGGCGCCGCTGGCCGGAGGGCAGGTTTATCCCTACGTTGCCCCACTCGGCAGTGACGGGAAGCCTTCAGTCTCTCCGCCCTGGGTAATTTTCTCGATTATTACCGACGTGGCCGCAGACGTTCTTTGCGGTCAGGCTGAATCTGCCGTTTCTGTGCAGGTTGATGTCTATTCCAGCACCATCGCCGAAGCGCGCACGATCAGGAATATGGCGCTTGATGCTCTGCAGGTGCTGAAGCCGGAAAGCATTGTGAAAACGCCGGGCTATGAGCCTGATCAGCGCTATCACCGGGCAACGCTGGAATTTCAGGTAACCGTTTAA
- a CDS encoding phage tail tube protein: MTSKYEVTKGMTFAVSDAPVTAEDFNASGFPGAGVTWLEAACATKEITFTGGQKGDIDVTTLCSTEQEQTNGLAAPAEMSITRNWVGDEAAQEALQTAYENDELRALRVVFPSGNGFYVLVEVRQSSWSAATSSVVGATYSLRVRGKPKRIYASGS; the protein is encoded by the coding sequence ATGACCAGTAAGTATGAAGTTACAAAGGGGATGACCTTTGCCGTCTCCGACGCACCGGTAACCGCCGAGGATTTTAACGCCTCAGGTTTCCCGGGTGCTGGTGTTACCTGGCTGGAAGCAGCCTGTGCAACAAAGGAGATCACCTTCACCGGCGGGCAGAAAGGGGATATCGACGTAACCACGCTGTGCTCAACTGAACAGGAGCAAACCAACGGCCTCGCCGCGCCTGCTGAAATGAGCATTACCCGTAACTGGGTTGGCGATGAAGCAGCACAGGAGGCACTGCAGACCGCTTACGAAAATGACGAACTGCGCGCGCTGCGCGTGGTATTCCCGTCTGGCAACGGTTTCTACGTGCTGGTTGAGGTGCGCCAGAGCTCATGGTCTGCTGCAACCTCTTCCGTTGTTGGTGCTACATATTCTCTGCGTGTACGCGGCAAACCTAAACGCATCTACGCGTCTGGTTCCTGA
- a CDS encoding phage tail assembly chaperone — MPQKTSQNSLRNVALTASKAYRTKEGITVPEWDGAKVTLREPSGDAWVKFREIVNPQLTEGEEAPTLTEAEKFLRNKEADVVLFIDVLLDENGERVFSYEDQEQVSKIYGPVHARLLAQALNLGMSQEEAGKP, encoded by the coding sequence ATGCCGCAAAAAACATCACAGAATTCATTACGCAACGTGGCGCTTACAGCATCGAAAGCCTATCGCACCAAAGAAGGTATTACGGTCCCTGAATGGGATGGCGCAAAGGTAACGCTGCGTGAACCCTCTGGAGATGCCTGGGTGAAATTCCGGGAGATCGTTAATCCCCAGCTCACCGAGGGCGAAGAGGCGCCGACGTTGACAGAGGCGGAAAAATTTCTGCGCAATAAAGAGGCCGATGTGGTTCTGTTTATTGACGTTCTGCTGGATGAAAACGGCGAGCGCGTATTCAGCTATGAAGATCAGGAGCAGGTATCTAAAATTTATGGTCCTGTGCATGCGCGCCTGTTGGCTCAGGCCCTCAACCTTGGGATGAGTCAGGAAGAAGCGGGAAAGCCGTAA
- a CDS encoding phage tail assembly protein T → MSLALRLGRTLHELRQTMTASELKMWIEFDRISPIGDWRADAQAAQISVAMLNSQGGKFTIPDVMLKWGEQEEDREISELEEWMSAL, encoded by the coding sequence ATGTCGCTGGCGCTCCGGTTGGGACGTACTCTCCACGAACTGCGCCAGACCATGACCGCCAGCGAGCTCAAAATGTGGATCGAGTTCGACCGCATCAGCCCGATTGGTGACTGGCGCGCCGATGCACAGGCGGCACAGATCTCCGTTGCAATGCTGAACTCTCAGGGCGGGAAATTCACTATCCCTGACGTGATGCTGAAATGGGGTGAGCAGGAAGAAGACAGGGAGATCAGCGAGCTGGAGGAATGGATGTCTGCTTTATAA
- a CDS encoding zinc ribbon domain-containing protein, with translation MEFLLVAIVIGLIPALIAQSKGRSFFAWWVYGALLFIIALVHSILIKKDPHFEEKNMLDDGMKKCPFCAELIKSEAVKCKHCGSDLTSSSESSHPVKSEEEYLEEARKKAGLS, from the coding sequence ATGGAATTTTTACTGGTAGCTATAGTAATTGGTCTCATCCCTGCGTTAATAGCGCAAAGTAAAGGGAGGTCATTTTTTGCTTGGTGGGTTTACGGAGCGTTGCTATTTATTATTGCGCTAGTGCATTCAATTCTTATAAAGAAAGATCCACACTTCGAAGAAAAAAATATGTTGGATGATGGCATGAAGAAATGCCCTTTTTGCGCAGAGCTAATCAAGAGTGAGGCAGTGAAATGTAAGCACTGTGGTAGTGATCTCACATCTTCTTCTGAAAGCAGTCATCCTGTGAAAAGCGAAGAAGAATATCTTGAAGAGGCCAGAAAAAAGGCTGGGCTGTCATAG
- a CDS encoding phage tail tape measure protein: MATLRELIIKISANSSSFQTEISRASRMGTDYYRTMEQGGKKAAAATRETQRSLADLNSQLATVRSSAAGLAGAWAGAFATHQLIAFSDTWNQLNGRLRLASSSSDDYVESQRVLMEISQRTGTSLEANSNLYSRIAQSLRDAGYASADVAKVTETVATSLKLSGASTEEASSVITQLSQALGSGVLRGEEFNSIMENGGRLAKLLADGLGTTVGGLRNMANNGELTTDKIVPLLTNVEILRKEFDTLPASISGSAQKVQNAFLAWVGGANDAVGASSALSGVLDGLANNIDDVANTAGILVGVGLARYFGNMVGSVGESTRAVLANTAAEVALAQAQVRGAQVSVAAGRQAVYRAQQARAAATSIEAQIVAERNLAAAQASLNTALAGRASAVNNLTNTASVMSRLGSGVLGILGGWPGVIIGAGAAMYGLYQHTQQVHKEAVGFANNLDEINGKLQQMSVLGLRSTAADARTSLQAQKQDLADLDSQIAKVKESQAGLALIQEKYNKSPRLTYLNTFMDQADITEKNISLTDRLSQLEFEREKVAARIAATQKLVNEASDLATQRAIQQAGAISILNGAYRLLNQTMAVIPTVEPKFVSPIVPVSNATPQQQTALDRARRDNEMASLNGLEKLHQQHVYEAEDLKLTGALYTQYIYNKDQAAKKDAAAAEAKKTSTAASNAQSKAEREAASTAEQYSRKMADLSVAIDVQRVRATEGEKASDLYAASHQAGTKWTDEQRRAIQASSTELAKWTQKADENVRKQREQADALKDLTEAARKFRDEATLTTETRGMSDRQRSRFDETQQIDRVFAKTDGGTEAIAQRAAALDALDKKYKAIAASEADWTAGAEKGFKNWFDTASDYSSQTADLVNNSMTGLIGNISDALSGNKVDWEDWSKSVLASMQKIILNAMLVNSLKSAGGGGLFGSLGGLFGGGDATSAGSTPSGVYSGAASGLKFAKGGVFDSQNLSHFSNSIISSPTMFKFAKGDGLMGEAGPEAVMPLTRTPNGTLGVRMVGTTASGGGGGEIHITQHINISGNGDAALNRAMQEAARQGAADGAKKARQDMLSDFQTNGQARRMLGV; encoded by the coding sequence ATGGCAACACTCCGTGAATTGATCATAAAAATTTCTGCCAATTCCTCCTCCTTCCAGACAGAGATTTCCCGCGCATCTCGCATGGGAACGGATTACTACCGCACTATGGAGCAGGGCGGGAAAAAAGCTGCAGCGGCCACGCGTGAAACTCAGCGTTCTTTGGCTGACCTGAATTCTCAACTTGCAACCGTGCGATCTTCTGCTGCCGGGCTTGCCGGTGCGTGGGCTGGTGCATTTGCCACGCATCAGCTGATCGCGTTTTCCGACACATGGAACCAACTGAATGGACGCCTTCGCCTAGCTTCTTCTTCCAGCGATGATTACGTGGAATCACAGCGCGTGCTCATGGAGATCAGCCAACGCACTGGAACATCCCTCGAAGCGAACAGCAACCTTTACAGCCGAATTGCACAGTCCCTGCGTGATGCTGGTTACGCTTCTGCTGACGTCGCAAAAGTGACGGAAACCGTTGCAACCTCGCTGAAGCTGTCTGGCGCCAGTACGGAGGAGGCGAGTTCTGTTATCACACAGTTGAGTCAGGCGCTGGGCTCCGGCGTTCTGCGAGGAGAAGAATTCAACTCCATTATGGAGAACGGCGGCCGCCTGGCGAAACTGCTGGCTGATGGGCTTGGCACCACTGTTGGCGGTTTGCGTAATATGGCCAACAATGGCGAGCTGACTACAGATAAGATCGTTCCGTTGCTGACCAACGTCGAGATTCTGCGCAAAGAGTTCGACACTCTCCCGGCATCAATCAGCGGATCTGCACAGAAAGTACAAAACGCCTTTCTCGCCTGGGTCGGCGGTGCGAACGATGCTGTTGGTGCATCCTCCGCGCTTTCTGGTGTGCTGGATGGGCTGGCCAATAACATCGATGATGTGGCTAACACCGCAGGCATTCTGGTTGGTGTTGGGCTGGCCCGTTATTTTGGGAATATGGTCGGCAGTGTTGGAGAGTCCACACGGGCTGTCCTCGCTAATACAGCTGCCGAAGTCGCACTGGCGCAGGCGCAGGTTCGCGGTGCACAGGTTAGCGTTGCTGCTGGTCGCCAGGCTGTTTACCGCGCTCAACAGGCACGCGCAGCGGCGACGAGTATTGAGGCTCAGATTGTCGCTGAGCGTAATCTTGCCGCAGCTCAGGCATCACTGAATACGGCGCTTGCTGGCAGGGCCTCTGCAGTTAACAACCTCACCAATACAGCCTCGGTCATGTCACGGCTGGGTAGTGGGGTGCTGGGTATTCTCGGTGGATGGCCTGGAGTAATTATCGGTGCCGGTGCGGCGATGTATGGTTTGTATCAGCACACCCAGCAGGTACACAAGGAGGCGGTTGGCTTTGCCAATAATCTGGATGAAATAAACGGTAAGCTGCAGCAGATGTCGGTGCTGGGGCTACGCTCTACGGCAGCCGATGCCCGTACATCATTACAGGCACAAAAGCAGGACCTGGCCGATCTTGACTCACAAATTGCGAAGGTTAAGGAAAGCCAGGCAGGACTGGCATTAATTCAGGAAAAATATAATAAATCCCCACGTTTAACCTACCTGAATACCTTCATGGATCAGGCTGATATAACCGAAAAAAATATTTCTTTAACTGATCGGTTGTCTCAACTTGAATTTGAAAGAGAGAAGGTCGCCGCAAGAATAGCGGCCACTCAAAAGCTCGTAAATGAGGCGAGCGATCTCGCTACTCAGAGGGCTATACAGCAGGCTGGTGCAATTTCCATTTTAAATGGTGCATACAGACTCCTGAATCAAACAATGGCAGTGATCCCAACGGTTGAGCCTAAGTTTGTCAGCCCCATCGTGCCTGTTTCTAATGCTACGCCACAACAGCAAACGGCCCTTGACCGAGCACGCCGTGATAACGAGATGGCCAGCCTCAACGGCTTAGAAAAACTCCATCAGCAGCACGTCTATGAAGCAGAAGATCTGAAGCTGACGGGGGCTCTTTACACCCAGTACATCTACAACAAGGATCAGGCAGCCAAAAAGGATGCGGCAGCAGCTGAGGCCAAAAAGACCTCTACGGCTGCTTCGAATGCGCAGAGTAAAGCCGAGCGTGAAGCGGCCAGCACCGCTGAGCAGTATTCCCGTAAGATGGCCGATCTAAGCGTGGCTATCGACGTGCAACGCGTGCGGGCAACGGAGGGAGAAAAAGCCTCCGATCTTTATGCGGCTTCCCACCAAGCCGGCACTAAATGGACGGATGAGCAGCGCAGGGCAATTCAGGCATCGTCTACAGAACTGGCGAAGTGGACCCAAAAGGCTGATGAGAACGTGCGCAAGCAGCGCGAACAGGCTGATGCCCTGAAGGATTTAACTGAAGCGGCCAGGAAGTTCAGGGACGAGGCTACTCTGACAACTGAAACCAGAGGAATGAGTGATCGCCAGCGCAGCCGGTTCGATGAAACTCAGCAGATTGACCGTGTTTTTGCCAAAACTGACGGCGGTACCGAAGCAATCGCACAGCGTGCGGCGGCTCTCGATGCGCTGGACAAAAAATATAAAGCAATCGCTGCTTCTGAGGCTGACTGGACTGCAGGCGCCGAGAAGGGATTTAAAAACTGGTTTGATACCGCTTCTGATTATTCCTCGCAGACAGCAGACCTTGTGAACAACTCAATGACAGGTCTTATCGGAAATATTTCCGATGCTTTATCAGGCAATAAAGTTGACTGGGAGGATTGGTCGAAATCGGTACTGGCTTCTATGCAAAAAATTATCCTCAACGCAATGTTGGTCAATTCGTTGAAGTCTGCAGGAGGTGGGGGACTGTTCGGCTCTCTTGGCGGTCTTTTTGGTGGGGGGGATGCAACCTCTGCAGGAAGTACACCATCAGGCGTATATTCCGGCGCGGCCAGCGGACTGAAGTTTGCCAAAGGCGGCGTCTTTGATTCCCAAAATCTTAGCCATTTCAGTAATTCGATCATTTCCAGCCCGACGATGTTCAAATTTGCCAAAGGCGATGGATTGATGGGGGAAGCTGGCCCCGAGGCTGTGATGCCACTAACCAGGACACCGAATGGCACTCTTGGCGTCAGGATGGTCGGCACTACAGCTTCCGGTGGTGGAGGTGGTGAAATCCATATCACGCAGCATATCAATATTTCTGGTAACGGTGACGCCGCGCTTAATCGTGCCATGCAGGAGGCCGCGCGTCAGGGTGCTGCCGATGGCGCTAAAAAAGCGCGTCAGGACATGCTGAGTGATTTCCAGACCAATGGTCAGGCCAGGAGGATGCTTGGCGTTTAA